A genome region from Arachis duranensis cultivar V14167 chromosome 8, aradu.V14167.gnm2.J7QH, whole genome shotgun sequence includes the following:
- the LOC107460924 gene encoding transport inhibitor response 1-like protein produces MTHSGSSLPDLPNCTSTAAPMSEIRSPPPDRVLEIVLENVLHFLTCRRDRNAASLVCHSWYRAEALTRSDLFIGNCYAVSPHRATSRFRRVRSLTVKGKPRFADFDLLPLNWGAHFSPWGSALADAYPWLEKLHLKRMSLTDDDLNLIARSFPSFKELVLVCCEGFGIPGIAAVAANCRLLRVLDLVESVVEDADEDEEVMDWISCFPDGETHLESLVFECVECPVNFESLERLVARSPYLKKLRLNHYVSIPQLYRLMHRAPQLTHLGTGSFCASDDVAVGDQELDYSSAFAACKSLVCLSGFRDILPDYLPAIYPACANLTSLNLSYADVNADQLKPVILQCHKLQTLWVLDSICDEGLQAVAATCKDLRELRVFPGNTREEVEGPVSEVGLEVISQGCRKLQSILFFCQRMTNAAVIAMSKNCPDLVVFRLCIIGRYRPDPETHEPMDDGFGAIVMNCKKLTRLAVSGLLTDQAFRYIGMYGKLVRTLSVAFAGDSDQGLKYVLEGCPNLQKLEIRDSPFGDAALHSGLHHFYNMRFLWMSTCKLTRQGCQEIARALPHLALEVIDSQEDKADDHIEILYMYRSLDRPRNDAPKCVTILQ; encoded by the exons ATGACTCATTCTGGATCTTCTCTCCCCGATCTCCCCAACTGCACTTCCACCGCCGCCCCCATGTCGGAGATCCGTTCTCCGCCGCCGGATCGGGTGCTGGAGATTGTTCTCGAGAACGTGCTCCACTTCCTCACCTGCCGCCGGGACCGGAACGCCGCCTCACTCGTCTGCCATTCATGGTACCGGGCGGAGGCGCTCACCCGATCTGATCTCTTCATCGGAAACTGCTACGCCGTTTCGCCACACCGCGCCACCTCCCGCTTCCGCCGTGTCCGGTCCCTCACCGTGAAGGGCAAGCCTCGCTTCGCGGACTTCGATCTGTTGCCGCTTAACTGGGGTGCCCACTTCTCTCCCTGGGGCTCTGCACTCGCCGATGCCTACCCTTGGCTCGAGAAGCTTCACCTGAAGCGTATGTCTCTCACTGATGATGACCTCAACCTTATCGCTCGTTCCTTCCCCTCCTTCAAGGAACTCGTTCTCGTGTGCTGTGAAGGTTTTGGGATCCCTGGAATTGCCGCTGTTGCTGCCAACTGCAG GTTGCTGAGAGTGCTTGACCTTGTGGAGTCTGTGGTTGAGGATGCTGATGAAGACGAGGAGGTGATGGATTGGATATCATGTTTTCCGGATGGTGAGACTCATCTGGAGTCTCTTGTGTTTGAGTGCGTTGAGTGCCCTGTAAATTTTGAGTCCTTGGAGAGGCTAGTGGCTAGATCACCTTACCTGAAGAAGCTTAGGCTGAATCATTATGTTTCCATTCCTCAGTTGTACCGCCTGATGCATCGAGCTCCACAGCTCACCCATCTTGGGACAGGTTCATTCTGTGCATCAGATGATGTGGCTGTTGGTGATCAGGAACTGGATTACTCATCTGCCTTTGCAGCTTGCAAATCCCTAGTTTGTTTGTCTGGGTTCCGGGATATTTTGCCGGATTACTTACCGGCCATCTATCCGGCCTGTGCTAATCTCACATCTTTGAATCTTAGCTATGCTGATGTTAACGCTGACCAACTCAAACCGGTCATATTGCAATGTCATAAACTCCAAACATTATGG GTACTTGATTCAATTTGTGATGAAGGTCTTCAAGCTGTGGCTGCAACTTGCAAAGATTTGCGGGAGCTTCGAGTTTTCCCTGGTAACACGAGGGAAGAGGTCGAAGGTCCAGTTTCTGAAGTAGGCTTAGAAGTAATTTCTCAGGGTTGTAGGAAATTGCAATCGATCCTCTTCTTTTGCCAAAGAATGACGAATGCAGCTGTGATAGCTATGTCAAAGAATTGCCCGGATCTTGTTGTATTTCGTCTCTGTATAATTGGGCGATACCGGCCAGATCCTGAGACCCATGAACCCATGGATGACGGTTTTGGTGCTATTGTTATGAATTGTAAGAAACTTACTCGACTTGCTGTATCTGGGTTATTGACAGATCAAGCTTTTCGTTACATTGGGATGTATGGGAAATTAGTTCGAACACTGTCAGTTGCCTTTGCTGGAGACTCAGATCAGGGCCTTAAATATGTGCTAGAAGGATGCCCTAATTTACAAAAGCTTGAAATCAGGGACAGCCCATTTGGGGATGCAGCATTGCATTCTGGGTTGCATCATTTTTACAACATGAGATTTCTCTGGATGTCAACGTGTAAATTGACACGCCAAGGTTGCCAAGAAATTGCAAGAGCATTGCCCCATCTAGCATTGGAAGTCATTGATAGTCAAGAAGACAAAGCTGATGATCATATCGAGATATTATACATGTATCGGTCTCTCGATCGGCCGCGGAATGATGCTCCTAAATGTGTTACCATTCTTCAATAg
- the LOC107460926 gene encoding uncharacterized protein LOC107460926: protein MGSEGVKKLRILCLHGFRTSGHILKTQLHKWPQSVHDHVDLVFLDAPFPCQGKSDVEGIFDPPYYEWFQFNEEFTEYTNFDECVQYIEDYMIKHGPFDGLLGFSQGAVLSAALTGLQEKGEALTKVPKMKFIIIISGAKFKSSLIMEKAYSSPISCPSLHFLGETDFLRPYGSELLESCIEPMIIHHPKGHTIPRLDPESLKTTMSFIKRIKDVVENEQ from the exons ATGGGAAGCGAAGGGGTGAAGAAACTAAGAATCCTATGCCTTCATGGGTTCCGAACAAGTGGCCACATCCTCAAAACACAGTTACACAAGTGGCCCCAATCTGTTCACGACCACGTCGACCTTGTGTTCCTCGATGCTCCTTTTCCTTGTCAGGGAAAATCCGATGTTGAAGGAATCTTTGATCCTCCTTATTACGAGTGGTTCCAGTTCAACGAG GAATTTACGGAGTATACCAACTTTGATGAATGCGTACAATACATAGAAGATTACATGATCAAGCACGGACCCTTTGATGGTCTTTTGGGCTTCTCTCAG GGTGCTGTACTCTCTGCTGCGCTGACTGGTCTTCAGGAGAAG GGTGAAGCACTGACTAAGGTTCCAAAGATGaaattcataataataatatcaggGGCAAAGTTCAAGTCATCTTTGATAATGGAGAAAGCATATTCTAGCCCCATTTCCTGTCCCTCTCTTCACTTTCTAG GGGAGACAGATTTCCTGAGGCCTTATGGTAGTGAGCTACTAGAATCCTGTATTGAGCCTATGATCATCCATCATCCCAAAGGTCATACCATTCCAAGATTAG ATCCAGAGAGTTTGAAGACCACCATGAGTTTcatcaaaagaataaaagatgTGGTTGAAAATGAGCAATGA
- the LOC107460950 gene encoding bet1-like protein At4g14600 has product MSSNSYRGGSAYGDAAPFRSREGLSTRPAASSDEIQLRIDPVDMDLDHEITGLRGQVKKLRNVAQEIGTEVKQQKDFLEELQTLMTNAQAGVKNNIRRLNKSIVRSGSNHVVHVVCFALICFFVVYAWSKMFRK; this is encoded by the exons ATGTCTTCCAATTCGTACCGAGGAGGTTCCGCCTACGGTGATGCCGCCCCTTTCCGATCCAG AGAGGGGCTTAGCACGAGACCCGCTGCTTCCTCCGATGAAATCCAATTGCGCATTGATCCCGTGGACATGGACTTGGACCACGAAATCACCGGTCTTCGCGGCCAAGTCAAAAAGTTGAGAAAT GTTGCTCAAGAGATAGGTACAGAAGTAAAGCAGCAGAAGGATTTTTTGGAAGAGCTG CAAACATTGATGACGAACGCTCAAGCCGGGGTTAAGAATAATATAAGAAGATTGAACAAGAGCATTGTTCGAAGTGGTTCAAACCATGTTGTTCATGTGGTTTGTTTTGCATTAATTTGTTTCTTTGTAGTATACGCTTGGTCAAAGATGTTTAGAAAATGA
- the LOC107460937 gene encoding serine/threonine-protein kinase PEPKR2, with translation MRKKRKGSEADASDLPDDVLPLEHESASSNLKCHYSLEDCFRLKKRCKEDADTEPASSYKRRLAGIATAPPCGTSSLLTPGRGLKRKIGCIDAATQMGRKKKIEDDYVPGQTIGQGKFGSVWLCRSRASGAEYACKTLKKGEETVHREVEIMQHLSGHSGVVTLQAVYEEAECFHLVMELCSGGRLIDHMFREGPCSEQQAANVLKEVMLVIKYCHDMGVVHRDIKPENILLTASGKIKLADFGLAMRISEGQNLTGLAGSPAYVAPEVLSGKYSEKVDIWSSGVLLYALLVGNLPFQGDSLEAVFEAIKNVKLDFQTGIWAAISKPARDLVERMLTRDVTSRITADEVLTHPWMTFYTERTLKPLPSRTKTKHQVGASCGRFVSAPVTRLGRNRLGNSSLSESSSSESCDSDDEDGCVLIDALATAISHVRISEPKRSRLCGPTGPIVEQGSSNMKANNLCKAF, from the exons AtgaggaagaaaaggaaaggaagTGAGGCAGATGCCTCCGATCTGCCGGATGATGTTTTGCCTTTGGAACATGAGTCTGCGTCTTCGAATTTGAAGTGTCATTACTCGCTGGAGGATTGCTTTAGGCTGAAGAAGAGGTGCAAGGAAGATGCCGACACTGAGCCCGCCTCTTCTTATAAGAGGAGGCTCGCCGGCATTGCGACTGCCCCGCCTTGCGGGACTTCATCATTGCTCACGCCGGGGAGAGGTCTCAAGAGGAAGATAGGTTGCATTGATGCTGCTACCCAGATGGGCAGGAAGAAGAAGATTGAGGATGATTATGTTCCTGGTCAAACGATTGGGCAAGGAAAATTTGGCTCTGTTTGGTTGTGCCGATCAAGGGCTAGCGGAGCAGAATATGCGTGTAAGACTCTGAAGAAAGGAGAGGAGACAGTTCATCGAGAGGTTGAGATAATGCAGCACTTGTCTGGACATTCCGGGGTTGTGACACTGCAAGCAGTGTATGAAGAAGCTGAATGCTTCCATCTTGTGATGGAATTATGCTCCGGGGGGCGACTGATCGATCATATGTTTAGGGAAGGTCCATGTTCGGAACAGCAGGCTGCTAATGTACTCAAGGAAGTGATGTTAGTCATCAAGTACTGTCATGACATGGGAGTTGTGCACAGAGATATCAAACCTGAGAATATTCTGCTCACAGCATCAGGAAAAATAAAGCTTGCAGATTTTGGCCTCGCAATGAGAATTTCTGAAG GTCAGAACTTGACTGGCTTAGCAGGAAGCCCTGCATATGTCGCCCCAGAAGTATTGTCCGGCAAATACTCCGAGAAGGTGGATATATGGAGTTCGGGAGTGCTCCTGTATGCTCTATTGGTTGGCAATCTTCCATTCCAGGGGGATTCATTGGAAGCTGTTTTTGAGGCAATTAAGAATGTTAAATTGGATTTCCAAACAGGCATATGGGCAGCAATATCTAAGCCTGCACGAGACCTCGTCGAGAGAATGCTTACAAGGGATGTTACATCAAGAATAACAGCTGATGAAGTACTTA CGCATCCATGGATGACATTTTACACAGAACGCACATTGAAGCCACTGCCCAGCCGAACAAAAACGAAGCACCAAGTTGGTGCATCATGCGGACGGTTTGTCTCCGCCCCTGTAACTAGGTTAGGAAGAAACAGGTTAGGTAACAGCTCCCTTAGCGAGTCTTCGTCCTCTGAGAGTTGCGACTCAGATGATGAGGACGGATGTGTGCTGATCGACGCCCTAGCCACGGCGATCTCACACGTAAGGATCTCAGAACCGAAGAGGAGCAGGTTGTGTGGTCCAACAGGTCCAATAGTTGAGCAAGGTTCATCTAACATGAAGGCTAACAACCTCTGTAAAGCATTTTGA
- the LOC107460925 gene encoding pyridoxine/pyridoxamine 5'-phosphate oxidase 1, chloroplastic isoform X2 has translation MLSLVRKGRSSIMMSCSLFLTSFNYYSLPLLSHSHYNTLSRAPTLSRALAYPQPFPATMLPPGFRALSNNFSTTTEASGTMDSSVSVTYLSQRQAAEIDDTLMGPLGFSVDQLMELAGLSVATSIAEVYKPGEYNRVLVICGPGNNGGDGLVAARHLHHFGYKPSVCYPKRTPKPLYEGLVTQLEALSIPFLSVEDLPSDLSSDFSILIDAMFGFSFHGSPRPPFDDLIQRFVTLQNYNQSGPKRSVIVSVDIPSGWHVEEGDINGIGLQPDMLISLTAPKLCAKKFSGPHHFLGGRFVPPAIAEKYKLLLPQYPGTSMCVRIGKPPKIDISALRENYISPEFLEEQVEADPINQFHKWFDDALAAGLKEPNAMALSTVGKDGKPSSRMVLLKAVDKDGFVWYTNYESHKARDLSENPHASLLFYWDGLNRQVRVEGSVQKVSDEESEQYFHSRPRGSQLGAIVSKQSSVVPGRHVLHQEYKELEQKFSDGSLIPKPKNWGGYRLTPELFEFWQGQQSRLHDRCGLFPRL, from the exons ATGCTTTCATTGGTGCGGAAGGGAAGAAGCAGCATCATGATGTCATGCTCTCTATTCCTtacttcttttaattattactcactccctcttctttctcattCTCATTACAACACTCTCTCACGCGCCCCCACACTCTCACGCGCCCTGGCTTATCCGCAACCCTTTCCCGCAACCATGCTGCCTCCTGGATTTCGCGCTCTTTCTAACAACTTCTCAACAACCACTGAAGCTTCTGGAACCATGGACTCTTCTGTCTCAGTTACTTACCTCTCGCAGCGCCAAGCCGCCGAGATCGACGACACTCTCATGGGCCCTCTTGGCTTCTCTGTCGACCAGCTCATG GAATTGGCTGGTTTGAGCGTCGCTACTTCCATTGCTGAG GTTTACAAACCAGGCGAGTATAACCGTGTTCTTGTCATATGTGGTCCTGGTAACAATGGTGGCGATGGTTTGGTGGCCGCTCGTCACCTGCACCATTTTGGTTATAAGCCCTCGGTCTGCTACCCCAAGCGCACCCCGAAGCCTCTTTATGAAGGGTTAGTTACTCAG CTCGAAGCTCTGTCAATCCCTTTCTTGTCAGTGGAAGATCTACCTTCGGACTTGTCAAGTGACTTCAGCATTCTAATTGATGCGATGTTCGGATTCTCATTTCATG GTTCTCCAAGACCTCCTTTTGATGATTTGATCCAAAGATTTGTTACCTTACAAAATTATAATCAAAGTGGCCCGAAAAGATCAGTTATTGTCTCTGTAGATATTCCATCTGGGTGGCATGTCGAAGAAGGAGATATAAATGGTATAGGCCTTCAACCTGATATGTTG ATTTCTTTGACAGCTCCGAAATTATGCGCAAAGAAGTTTAGTGGTCCTCACCACTTTCTAGGAGGTAGATTTGTCCCACCTGCTATTGCAGAAAAATATAAGCTTTTACTTCCACAATATCCTGGAACTTCCATGTGTGTCCGAATTGGAAAGCCGCCTAAAATTGATATTTCTGCTCTAAGAGAGAACTATATCTCTCCAGAGTTTCTTGAAGAGCAAGTGGAGGCAGACCCCATTAATCAG TTCCATAAATGGTTTGATGATGCATTAGCTGCTGGTCTGAAGGAACCAAATGCTATGGCATTGTCAACTGTAGGGAAGGATGGAAAACC CTCATCAAGAATGGTATTGCTAAAAGCTGTGGACAAGGATGGTTTTGTGTG GTACACAAACTATGAAAGTCATAAGGCACGTGATTTATCTGAAAATCCGCATGCTTCACTTCTTTTTTACTGGGATGGTCTAAACAGACAG GTAAGAGTGGAGGGGTCTGTTCAGAAAGTATCTGATGAGGAATCAGAGCAGTATTTCCATAGCCGTCCTAGAGGAAGTCAGCTTGGAGCAATAGTTAGTAAGCAG AGTTCTGTAGTGCCTGGAAGGCATGTTCTTCATCAGGAGTACAAAGAGCTTGAGCAAAAATTTTCTGATGG AAGTTTGATCCCTAAACCTAAGAATTGGGGAGGATACAGGCTAACACCAGAGCTTTTTGAATTTTGGCAAGGACAGCAATCTCGCTTGCATGACAGGTGTGGGCTGTTCCCTCGTTTATGA
- the LOC107460925 gene encoding pyridoxine/pyridoxamine 5'-phosphate oxidase 1, chloroplastic isoform X1 — protein MLSLVRKGRSSIMMSCSLFLTSFNYYSLPLLSHSHYNTLSRAPTLSRALAYPQPFPATMLPPGFRALSNNFSTTTEASGTMDSSVSVTYLSQRQAAEIDDTLMGPLGFSVDQLMELAGLSVATSIAEVYKPGEYNRVLVICGPGNNGGDGLVAARHLHHFGYKPSVCYPKRTPKPLYEGLVTQLEALSIPFLSVEDLPSDLSSDFSILIDAMFGFSFHGSPRPPFDDLIQRFVTLQNYNQSGPKRSVIVSVDIPSGWHVEEGDINGIGLQPDMLISLTAPKLCAKKFSGPHHFLGGRFVPPAIAEKYKLLLPQYPGTSMCVRIGKPPKIDISALRENYISPEFLEEQVEADPINQFHKWFDDALAAGLKEPNAMALSTVGKDGKPSSRMVLLKAVDKDGFVWYTNYESHKARDLSENPHASLLFYWDGLNRQVRVEGSVQKVSDEESEQYFHSRPRGSQLGAIVSKQSSVVPGRHVLHQEYKELEQKFSDGSLIPKPKNWGGYRLTPELFEFWQGQQSRLHDRLQYSPHEINGQKVWKVERLAP, from the exons ATGCTTTCATTGGTGCGGAAGGGAAGAAGCAGCATCATGATGTCATGCTCTCTATTCCTtacttcttttaattattactcactccctcttctttctcattCTCATTACAACACTCTCTCACGCGCCCCCACACTCTCACGCGCCCTGGCTTATCCGCAACCCTTTCCCGCAACCATGCTGCCTCCTGGATTTCGCGCTCTTTCTAACAACTTCTCAACAACCACTGAAGCTTCTGGAACCATGGACTCTTCTGTCTCAGTTACTTACCTCTCGCAGCGCCAAGCCGCCGAGATCGACGACACTCTCATGGGCCCTCTTGGCTTCTCTGTCGACCAGCTCATG GAATTGGCTGGTTTGAGCGTCGCTACTTCCATTGCTGAG GTTTACAAACCAGGCGAGTATAACCGTGTTCTTGTCATATGTGGTCCTGGTAACAATGGTGGCGATGGTTTGGTGGCCGCTCGTCACCTGCACCATTTTGGTTATAAGCCCTCGGTCTGCTACCCCAAGCGCACCCCGAAGCCTCTTTATGAAGGGTTAGTTACTCAG CTCGAAGCTCTGTCAATCCCTTTCTTGTCAGTGGAAGATCTACCTTCGGACTTGTCAAGTGACTTCAGCATTCTAATTGATGCGATGTTCGGATTCTCATTTCATG GTTCTCCAAGACCTCCTTTTGATGATTTGATCCAAAGATTTGTTACCTTACAAAATTATAATCAAAGTGGCCCGAAAAGATCAGTTATTGTCTCTGTAGATATTCCATCTGGGTGGCATGTCGAAGAAGGAGATATAAATGGTATAGGCCTTCAACCTGATATGTTG ATTTCTTTGACAGCTCCGAAATTATGCGCAAAGAAGTTTAGTGGTCCTCACCACTTTCTAGGAGGTAGATTTGTCCCACCTGCTATTGCAGAAAAATATAAGCTTTTACTTCCACAATATCCTGGAACTTCCATGTGTGTCCGAATTGGAAAGCCGCCTAAAATTGATATTTCTGCTCTAAGAGAGAACTATATCTCTCCAGAGTTTCTTGAAGAGCAAGTGGAGGCAGACCCCATTAATCAG TTCCATAAATGGTTTGATGATGCATTAGCTGCTGGTCTGAAGGAACCAAATGCTATGGCATTGTCAACTGTAGGGAAGGATGGAAAACC CTCATCAAGAATGGTATTGCTAAAAGCTGTGGACAAGGATGGTTTTGTGTG GTACACAAACTATGAAAGTCATAAGGCACGTGATTTATCTGAAAATCCGCATGCTTCACTTCTTTTTTACTGGGATGGTCTAAACAGACAG GTAAGAGTGGAGGGGTCTGTTCAGAAAGTATCTGATGAGGAATCAGAGCAGTATTTCCATAGCCGTCCTAGAGGAAGTCAGCTTGGAGCAATAGTTAGTAAGCAG AGTTCTGTAGTGCCTGGAAGGCATGTTCTTCATCAGGAGTACAAAGAGCTTGAGCAAAAATTTTCTGATGG AAGTTTGATCCCTAAACCTAAGAATTGGGGAGGATACAGGCTAACACCAGAGCTTTTTGAATTTTGGCAAGGACAGCAATCTCGCTTGCATGACAG GTTACAATATTCTCCCCACGAGATCAATGGACAGAAAGTGTGGAAGGTTGAGCGGTTGGCCCCCTAA